From Stenotrophomonas sp. SAU14A_NAIMI4_8:
CGACGACGGCATGATCGAAAAGCTGGTCGCGGTCAACCGCGTCAGCAAGACCGTCAAGGGCGGTCGCCAGTTCACCTTCACCGCCCTGACCGTGGTCGGCGACGGCGAAGGCAAGGTCGGTTTCGGCTATGGCAAGGCGCGCGAAGTGCCGGTCGCCATCCAGAAGTCGATGGAACAGGCTCGCAAGAACCTGGTCAGCGTTGACCTGAACAACGGCACCCTGTGGCACACCATCAAGGATGGCCACGGCGCTGCACGCGTGTTCATGCAGCCGGCTTCGGAAGGTACGGGCGTCATCGCCGGCGGTGCCATGCGCGCTGTGCTGGAAGCGGTGGGCGTGAAGAACGTGCTGGCCAAGGCCACCGGTTCGCGCAACCCGATCAACCTGGTGCGTGCCACCGTGAAGGGCCTGACTGCAGCGCAGTCGCCGGCTCGCATCGCGGCCAAGCGCGGCAAGAAGGTGGAGGAACTCAACCATGGCTAATGAGTCCAACAAGACTGTGAAGGTGCGCCTGGTGCGCGGCCTGCGTGGTGCTCAGTCGCGTCACCGCCTGTCGGTGCGTGCTCTGGGTCTGAACAAGCTCAACGATGTGCGTGAACTGAAGGACAGCCCGCAGGTTCGCGGTCTGATCAACACCGTTCACTACCTCGTCAAGGTTGAGGAGTAATCGATCATGACTCTGCGTCTCAATGAACTGAGCCCGGCACCGGGCGCCCGCACCGAGCGCACCCGCGTCGGTCGCGGTATCGGCTCGGGCCTGGGCAAGACTGCCGGCCGCGGCCACAAGGGTTCGTTCGCCCGTAAGGGTGGCGGCAAGATCAAGGCTGGCTTCGAAGGCGGCCAGACCCCCATGCAGCGTCGTCTGCCGAAGATCGGCTTCCGTTCGCCGATCGCCAAGGACACCGCTGAAGTGCTGCTGTACGCGCTGGACAAGCTGCCGGCCGGTGAGATCGACTTCGCCGCCCTGCGTGCTGCCAAGCTGGTCCCGAGCACTGCCAAGAAGGCCAAGGTCGTCGTCAAGGGCGAAGTGACCAAGGCGTTCACCCTGAAGGGTATTGCTGCCACGGCTGGTGCCAAGGCCGCGATCGAAGCTGCCGGCGGCAGCGTAACGGAGTAAGAAAATCATGGCGCAAGCTGGCATCGGTAACCTCGCGGGCGGAATGGGCAAGTTCACTGAACTTCGCCAACGTTTGCTGTTCGTCGTCGGGGCTTTGATCGTCTATCGCATTGGCTGCTACGTGCCGGTGCCGGGCGTCAATCCCGATGCCATGCTTGCCATGATGCAACAGCAGGGCGGCGGCATCGTGGACATGTTCAACATGTTCTCGGGCGGCGCCCTGCACCGTTTCAGCATCTTCGCG
This genomic window contains:
- the rpsE gene encoding 30S ribosomal protein S5; this encodes MAEERQQRGRDRDRNREEKVDDGMIEKLVAVNRVSKTVKGGRQFTFTALTVVGDGEGKVGFGYGKAREVPVAIQKSMEQARKNLVSVDLNNGTLWHTIKDGHGAARVFMQPASEGTGVIAGGAMRAVLEAVGVKNVLAKATGSRNPINLVRATVKGLTAAQSPARIAAKRGKKVEELNHG
- the rpmD gene encoding 50S ribosomal protein L30 produces the protein MANESNKTVKVRLVRGLRGAQSRHRLSVRALGLNKLNDVRELKDSPQVRGLINTVHYLVKVEE
- the rplO gene encoding 50S ribosomal protein L15; translation: MTLRLNELSPAPGARTERTRVGRGIGSGLGKTAGRGHKGSFARKGGGKIKAGFEGGQTPMQRRLPKIGFRSPIAKDTAEVLLYALDKLPAGEIDFAALRAAKLVPSTAKKAKVVVKGEVTKAFTLKGIAATAGAKAAIEAAGGSVTE